The following proteins are co-located in the Enoplosus armatus isolate fEnoArm2 chromosome 10, fEnoArm2.hap1, whole genome shotgun sequence genome:
- the LOC139291374 gene encoding DNA damage-inducible transcript 4-like protein: MVYTTALLFGHGVPVLSEDESVVEMIGKYFSKLTSPSPKTRSARRGSVESCDETDNNSSFADWDTGLEQEEQLLRQDVTRQIKRCLTEAKASTLHCQVLLLPCQMTARVGQDVVRSSADEPCGLRGASIKVYVEGKDGLKSVGSIFPDPSVTSTFELSVIFKEDKDDGWPPLRHIFDTNKVLKLRPEYRLVKRKLYSSASPVIHDFS; encoded by the exons ATGGTGTATACCACGGCTCTGCTCTTTGGACACGGAGTGCCCGTCTTGTCGGAGGACGAAAGTGTCGTGGAGATGATAGGAAAGTACTTCTCCAAGCTCACGTCCCCGAGCCCAAAGACCAGGTCAGCCCGGCGGGGGAGCGTCGAGAGCTGCGACGAGACGGATAACAACTCGTCTT TTGCCGACTGGGACACTGGtttggagcaggaggagcagctccTCCGGCAGGATGTGACCCGGCAGATAAAGCGCTGTCTGACAGAGGCCAAAGCTTCCACCCTCCACTgccaggtgctgctgctgccttgcCAGATGACCGCCAGGGTGGGCCAGGACGTGGTGCGCTCCTCGGCTGATGAGCCCTGCGGGCTCCGGGGCGCCTCCATCAAAGTCTATGTGGAGGGCAAAGATGGCCTGAAGTCTGTGGGGAGCATCTTCCCAGACCCAAGTGTCACCTCGACGTTTGAACTGTCTGTGATCTTCAAGGAAGACAAAGATGACGGCTGGCCGCCACTCAGGCACATCTTTGACACCAACAAAGTGTTGAAGCTGAGACCAGAGTACCGGCTGGTGAAGAGGAAGCTCTACTCCTCTGCCAGCCCAGTCATCCATGACTTCAGCTAG